One genomic segment of Armatimonadota bacterium includes these proteins:
- a CDS encoding G5 domain-containing protein, with translation MQFFGLRGSSLCFLSESKFARKVFPCIAAVALIFAMGVTASTQSARQSVLVSITCDGQTWEYVSCRGTVGEILKEAGVEIGKKDRVIPSLSTPVKHRMAIQVIRIEEKIVVQREPIPYKTITKFNPHSRLDRVVLQKGVAGEKEVTYKVIYKNGKKVSSEVIGARVLQKPRSEVVSISRGALLASRGGFVRCLRMRATAYAPYACGGSKSGRTACGMKAGKGIVAVDPRVIRLGTKLYVEGYGYCVAGDVGGAIKGNRIDLGFNTYREAIRFGSRWVTVYILE, from the coding sequence ATGCAATTTTTTGGCCTAAGAGGTTCAAGCTTGTGTTTCCTTAGCGAATCAAAATTCGCGCGAAAGGTTTTTCCGTGCATTGCCGCTGTCGCATTAATCTTTGCGATGGGCGTAACCGCGTCTACTCAAAGTGCAAGGCAATCTGTTTTGGTTTCGATTACATGTGATGGCCAAACTTGGGAATATGTCTCCTGCCGGGGAACGGTAGGAGAGATTCTCAAAGAAGCTGGCGTTGAGATTGGCAAAAAGGACCGTGTCATACCTAGCCTGAGCACGCCGGTAAAACATAGAATGGCAATCCAGGTCATTCGAATCGAAGAAAAAATTGTTGTTCAGCGTGAGCCTATTCCTTATAAGACTATAACGAAATTCAATCCTCACTCGCGCCTTGACCGCGTCGTACTTCAGAAGGGCGTTGCCGGAGAGAAAGAGGTAACCTACAAGGTTATTTACAAGAATGGAAAAAAAGTTTCAAGTGAAGTTATTGGTGCAAGGGTTCTTCAGAAGCCACGGAGCGAAGTTGTTTCCATATCGAGGGGCGCTTTGCTTGCATCACGTGGCGGGTTCGTCAGATGTCTCCGTATGCGCGCTACTGCCTATGCACCATATGCGTGTGGTGGCAGCAAAAGCGGGCGTACAGCATGTGGCATGAAGGCCGGAAAAGGTATTGTTGCGGTTGACCCGCGTGTGATTCGGTTGGGCACCAAGCTGTATGTCGAAGGATATGGTTATTGTGTGGCTGGGGATGTCGGCGGCGCGATAAAGGGCAATCGCATTGATCTTGGCTTCAATACATATCGAGAAGCTATTCGATTCGGCAGTCGGTGGGTTACCGTTTATATTTTAGAATAG